A single region of the Chroococcidiopsis thermalis PCC 7203 genome encodes:
- a CDS encoding cupredoxin domain-containing protein translates to MMNKSAIVGSIASLGLALGIASGQAVAQMPHEGIQHSESESTSQFERIEQPLWLKGAVTVGGLGLIGLELWWFLLSKPKSQKAKTDRGIQEIDIAVDGGYEPSRVVVNAGEPVRLNFYRKDPSSCLEEVRFPDFHIAQELPLNKVTPIEFTPDKPGKYEFTCGMNMFRGALEVQAANSPITVRASSVDNNGKASAHK, encoded by the coding sequence ATGATGAATAAAAGCGCCATCGTCGGTAGTATTGCCAGTTTGGGATTGGCTTTAGGAATTGCTTCGGGTCAAGCAGTAGCACAAATGCCGCATGAAGGAATACAACATTCCGAGTCAGAGAGCACCAGTCAGTTTGAGCGCATCGAACAACCCTTATGGTTAAAAGGTGCAGTTACGGTTGGTGGTTTAGGATTAATTGGGCTAGAGCTATGGTGGTTTCTGCTGAGCAAGCCTAAATCGCAAAAAGCCAAGACAGATCGGGGGATTCAGGAAATCGATATTGCTGTTGATGGTGGATACGAACCGAGTCGGGTTGTGGTCAATGCAGGTGAACCAGTGCGACTCAACTTCTACCGTAAAGATCCTAGCAGTTGCCTTGAAGAAGTCCGTTTTCCTGACTTTCATATTGCCCAGGAACTACCTTTGAACAAAGTTACGCCGATTGAGTTCACGCCCGACAAACCTGGCAAATATGAGTTTACCTGTGGCATGAATATGTTTCGAGGCGCTCTAGAAGTTCAAGCAGCCAATTCTCCTATCACAGTACGGGCATCCAGCGTTGACAACAATGGGAAAGCATCTGCCCATAAATAG
- a CDS encoding heavy metal translocating P-type ATPase, whose protein sequence is MDNLTLKLRGMSCASCANNIEDAIRSVPGVSHASVNFGAEQATVTYDPQKTDVATLQNAVDAAGYSAQPMQEDVLAAEDDIERQTRQMENRALTRKVWVSGIISATLVIGSLPAMTGLSIPFIPVWLHNPWLQLVSTAPVQFWCGASFFVNAWKALKRHTATMDTLVAIGTGAAYLYSLFPTFFPGWFIAQGLRPDVYYEAAAVIITLILLGRLLENRAKGQTSEAIRKLMGLQAKTARVIRNGREMDVPIAEVVLGDIILVRPGEKIPVDGEIVNGASTIDESMVTGESVPVKKQPGDEVIGATLNKTGSFQFKATRVGKDTFLAQIVKLVQQAQGSKAPIQRLADQVTGWFVPAVIAIAIATFIIWFNIMGNVTMALITTVGVLIIACPCALGLATPTSIMVGTGKGAENGILIKGAESLELAHKLQAIVLDKTGTITQGKPTVTDFVSVNGTANSNELKLLRLAASVERNSEHPLAEAVVQYARSQGVEPTEVREFEAVAGSGVQGYVSDRLIQIGTHRWMNELGIHTSQLQQQWDRLEYLGKTVIWIAIDGTVQGIMGISDAVKPSSTQAIRTMQRMGLEVVMLTGDNRRTAEVIAREVGIKRVFAEVRPDQKATQVQNLQAEGKVVAMVGDGINDAPALAQADVGVAIGTGTDVAIAASDITLISGDLQGIVTAIQLSRATIRNIRQNLFFAFIYNVAGIPIAAGILFPFFGWLLSPIIAGAAMAFSSVSVVTNALRLRNFQPKIS, encoded by the coding sequence ATGGATAACTTGACGCTGAAACTAAGAGGCATGAGCTGTGCCTCTTGTGCGAACAACATTGAAGATGCCATTCGCTCTGTTCCTGGGGTGAGCCATGCCAGTGTTAACTTTGGAGCCGAACAAGCCACAGTTACATACGATCCTCAAAAGACAGACGTGGCAACGCTGCAAAATGCAGTTGATGCGGCTGGATATTCCGCTCAACCGATGCAAGAAGACGTGTTGGCAGCAGAAGACGATATAGAACGTCAGACGCGGCAGATGGAAAATCGCGCCTTAACCCGCAAGGTGTGGGTCAGTGGTATTATCAGTGCCACTCTAGTTATTGGATCGTTGCCTGCCATGACGGGGCTGTCTATCCCCTTCATTCCCGTGTGGCTGCACAATCCCTGGCTCCAGCTGGTGTCAACCGCTCCCGTACAGTTCTGGTGCGGTGCATCATTCTTCGTCAATGCCTGGAAAGCTCTCAAGCGCCATACCGCTACGATGGATACATTAGTGGCGATCGGTACGGGTGCGGCTTACTTATATTCCCTCTTCCCCACCTTCTTTCCTGGCTGGTTTATCGCTCAAGGACTCAGACCGGATGTTTATTACGAAGCCGCAGCGGTCATCATTACTTTAATCTTGCTGGGACGACTTCTAGAGAACCGTGCCAAGGGGCAAACTTCAGAAGCGATTCGCAAACTTATGGGCTTGCAGGCAAAGACGGCGCGGGTGATTCGCAACGGGCGAGAAATGGATGTTCCTATTGCCGAAGTTGTTTTGGGTGATATCATTCTGGTGCGTCCTGGGGAAAAGATTCCCGTCGATGGAGAAATTGTGAATGGTGCTTCTACGATTGATGAGTCGATGGTAACGGGTGAAAGCGTTCCCGTGAAAAAGCAGCCTGGTGATGAAGTCATTGGAGCCACGCTCAATAAAACCGGAAGCTTTCAGTTCAAGGCAACACGAGTCGGCAAAGATACATTTTTAGCGCAAATTGTCAAGCTCGTGCAGCAAGCTCAAGGGTCCAAAGCACCAATTCAACGGTTAGCAGACCAAGTGACGGGGTGGTTTGTACCTGCGGTAATAGCGATCGCGATCGCTACCTTTATCATCTGGTTCAACATCATGGGCAACGTGACGATGGCGTTGATTACCACAGTGGGGGTGTTGATTATTGCCTGTCCCTGTGCCTTGGGTTTGGCTACACCAACTTCGATTATGGTTGGTACGGGGAAAGGCGCAGAAAATGGCATTCTGATTAAAGGTGCAGAAAGCCTAGAGCTAGCGCACAAACTACAAGCGATCGTTCTCGACAAGACGGGTACGATTACCCAAGGTAAGCCGACTGTAACGGACTTTGTAAGTGTCAATGGTACGGCAAATAGCAACGAGTTAAAACTTTTACGCCTAGCGGCATCCGTCGAACGCAATTCCGAGCATCCCTTAGCTGAAGCAGTAGTGCAATATGCCCGATCGCAGGGAGTTGAACCAACAGAAGTACGGGAGTTTGAAGCAGTTGCAGGTAGCGGTGTGCAAGGCTATGTATCTGACCGACTAATCCAAATCGGTACTCATCGTTGGATGAATGAATTGGGCATTCATACCAGCCAATTGCAACAACAGTGGGATCGCTTGGAGTATTTGGGGAAAACAGTCATCTGGATTGCGATCGATGGCACAGTACAGGGAATTATGGGCATTTCCGATGCCGTGAAACCATCTTCAACTCAAGCCATCCGCACGATGCAACGGATGGGATTAGAGGTAGTGATGCTGACGGGTGACAACCGCCGCACGGCAGAAGTTATTGCCCGTGAAGTAGGGATTAAACGAGTCTTTGCTGAAGTTCGTCCCGACCAAAAAGCCACTCAAGTACAGAACCTTCAAGCAGAAGGCAAGGTTGTGGCAATGGTAGGAGACGGAATTAACGATGCACCAGCCCTAGCACAAGCGGATGTCGGCGTTGCCATTGGCACGGGTACGGATGTGGCGATCGCCGCTAGCGACATTACGCTAATTTCTGGTGACTTACAAGGGATTGTCACGGCAATTCAACTTTCGCGTGCCACGATTCGCAATATCAGACAAAATCTGTTTTTTGCTTTCATCTACAACGTGGCTGGGATTCCAATTGCCGCAGGGATTCTCTTTCCTTTCTTCGGTTGGTTGCTCAGTCCGATTATTGCAGGTGCGGCGATGGCATTTAGTTCTGTCTCCGTAGTGACAAATGCACTACGTCTGCGTAACTTCCAGCCAAAAATCAGTTGA
- a CDS encoding cytochrome b/b6 domain-containing protein: MKLPQPYQPLLLRILHGLIGLFVLCAIGTAFWTYDTYDGRWGRIPLPRFEAIESIHGTFGLYVLLLFPLFALYAFHRGQQRLIQQDSLTKLIQVGKPIWWYTLHRLTNTIVILALTFALFSGKMMDEKWLPNGELNHTWYYIHLISWVTMVLCVALHLLMVVRVGGRALLISMLNWQYRERDRPTLWLGHFLNWWNDLQLVAVANWLQSASTLKVLEAIVLFSIAAAWIIPLFK; the protein is encoded by the coding sequence ATGAAATTGCCTCAGCCTTATCAGCCACTTCTTTTGCGGATTTTACACGGACTAATTGGCTTATTTGTTTTATGTGCAATTGGAACGGCTTTTTGGACTTATGATACCTATGATGGACGGTGGGGACGTATTCCTTTACCCCGATTTGAGGCAATTGAAAGCATTCATGGTACTTTTGGGCTGTATGTTTTGCTTTTATTTCCTCTGTTTGCTTTGTATGCCTTTCATCGCGGACAGCAACGCCTGATTCAACAAGATTCTCTTACGAAGCTAATTCAAGTAGGTAAACCGATATGGTGGTACACGCTGCATCGGTTAACCAATACAATTGTGATTCTGGCATTAACTTTTGCTCTCTTCTCTGGGAAGATGATGGATGAAAAGTGGTTGCCAAATGGAGAACTGAACCACACATGGTACTACATTCATCTGATTTCGTGGGTAACGATGGTGTTATGCGTTGCACTCCACCTTTTAATGGTGGTTAGGGTTGGCGGTAGAGCGTTACTAATATCGATGCTAAATTGGCAATACCGCGAGCGAGATCGCCCTACTCTGTGGTTGGGGCATTTTCTCAACTGGTGGAACGATTTGCAACTAGTTGCAGTCGCAAATTGGTTGCAGTCAGCTTCTACACTGAAAGTCTTAGAAGCTATTGTCCTGTTTAGTATTGCTGCTGCTTGGATTATTCCCCTCTTCAAGTAA
- a CDS encoding YkvA family protein — translation MTRLDKLKQQAKHLKAELYALYLAYRDPRVPWYAKIFVACVVGYAFSPIDFIPDPIPLLGYLDDLILVPLGITLAIKMIPADVMAECRERARSLQRQKPRNWLAAAVIVGIWLLFAMLAVFFAIRATRR, via the coding sequence ATGACAAGACTTGACAAGCTAAAGCAACAAGCAAAGCACCTCAAAGCAGAACTGTATGCTTTGTATCTGGCATATCGCGATCCTCGCGTGCCTTGGTACGCCAAAATATTTGTGGCGTGCGTCGTAGGCTATGCCTTCAGTCCAATCGATTTCATTCCCGACCCAATTCCACTTTTGGGCTATCTTGACGATCTGATCCTCGTTCCGCTCGGTATTACGCTGGCAATTAAGATGATTCCAGCAGATGTTATGGCAGAATGTCGCGAACGGGCGCGAAGCCTACAGCGTCAAAAGCCGAGGAATTGGTTAGCCGCAGCAGTTATCGTTGGTATTTGGTTATTATTTGCTATGCTAGCGGTGTTTTTTGCAATCAGAGCGACACGACGGTAA
- a CDS encoding RNA polymerase sigma-70 factor, with translation MNRLEIFNQYRPLLLAIAYRMLSSVADAEDMVQEAWLRWQTAEATVRSPKSYLSQLIARLCIDRLRSARVQRERYIGAWLPEPLITQEFSHPAKQVELAESLSFAFLTLLECLSPTERAIFLLREVFDYDYAEIAKIVGKSVPNCRQIVRRARQHLALRRPNVTASIQQQEALVEQFLESWDRGDLHGLIVLMSENITFWSDGGGKVTAALTPLHGRQKVARFLIAIRRSSLLPAFTASLLQINGRAGIVNYINGSPTGVFTFSFADRYIQSIFAVVNPEKLRAIHPSY, from the coding sequence ATGAATCGATTAGAGATTTTTAACCAGTATCGACCTTTGCTCTTGGCGATCGCTTATCGTATGCTTAGCAGTGTTGCGGATGCTGAAGATATGGTACAGGAAGCATGGTTGCGATGGCAAACAGCAGAAGCAACGGTGCGATCGCCCAAATCCTATCTTTCCCAACTCATTGCTCGTTTGTGTATCGATCGCCTGCGCTCAGCCCGCGTCCAACGAGAAAGGTATATTGGTGCATGGCTGCCAGAACCATTAATTACCCAAGAATTTTCTCATCCTGCAAAGCAAGTCGAGCTAGCCGAATCGCTCTCATTTGCGTTTTTAACCTTGTTAGAATGCTTGTCTCCCACAGAACGAGCGATTTTCCTACTGCGCGAGGTATTTGACTATGACTACGCTGAGATTGCCAAAATCGTTGGGAAAAGCGTTCCTAATTGTCGTCAAATTGTCCGTCGCGCTCGCCAGCATCTTGCTTTACGTAGACCTAACGTGACTGCATCCATTCAACAACAGGAAGCATTGGTCGAGCAGTTCCTAGAAAGCTGGGATCGAGGGGACTTGCACGGACTGATTGTATTGATGTCGGAAAATATCACCTTTTGGTCAGATGGAGGCGGGAAGGTTACGGCAGCTTTAACTCCCCTACACGGTCGGCAGAAAGTTGCTCGTTTCCTAATTGCCATTCGTCGCAGCTCGTTGCTACCAGCATTTACTGCTAGCTTGCTGCAAATCAACGGTCGAGCGGGAATCGTTAACTACATAAATGGTTCTCCAACCGGAGTCTTTACCTTTAGTTTTGCCGATCGCTATATCCAATCTATTTTTGCTGTTGTAAATCCAGAGAAGCTGAGAGCGATTCATCCATCATATTGA
- a CDS encoding heavy metal-responsive transcriptional regulator, producing the protein MLVQEQTKLIGSVAKESGVPIKTIRYYEELGLLKTSGRTEGGFRIFSSDVLARLNFIKRAQRLGLSLAEIKDFLEIHDRGELPCEHIQIKLEDKISQIEQQIQQLQILKLELTGLLSGWQTIPENPEGTICPIIERA; encoded by the coding sequence ATGTTAGTTCAAGAACAAACAAAATTAATTGGTTCAGTTGCTAAGGAAAGTGGCGTACCAATCAAAACAATTCGCTATTATGAAGAGTTAGGTCTACTCAAAACATCGGGGAGAACGGAAGGTGGATTTAGAATATTCAGTTCTGATGTTTTAGCTCGGTTGAACTTTATTAAACGAGCGCAGAGACTGGGGTTAAGTCTAGCAGAAATTAAAGATTTTTTAGAGATTCACGATCGCGGCGAGCTACCGTGCGAACACATCCAAATAAAGCTAGAAGATAAAATCTCCCAAATCGAGCAACAAATTCAGCAGCTACAGATTCTCAAGCTAGAGTTAACAGGACTACTCTCTGGTTGGCAGACTATACCGGAAAATCCTGAAGGGACGATTTGCCCGATTATTGAACGTGCATAG
- a CDS encoding thioredoxin family protein has protein sequence MATRKIEIFVADCPLCNETVRLVQELTCPSCEVSIYDLRQGQTHPTYLAKAQQYRVQAVPALAIDGKLVLTGKPNREQLQAIGVGQPLN, from the coding sequence ATGGCAACTCGTAAGATTGAAATTTTTGTAGCCGACTGCCCTCTTTGCAATGAGACAGTCCGATTGGTGCAAGAACTAACTTGTCCTAGTTGTGAGGTATCAATATATGACCTGCGACAGGGACAGACACATCCAACCTACCTGGCAAAAGCCCAGCAATATAGGGTTCAGGCAGTTCCCGCGTTGGCGATCGATGGAAAACTGGTTTTGACTGGTAAACCAAATCGAGAGCAACTGCAAGCTATTGGCGTAGGTCAGCCTCTAAATTGA
- a CDS encoding class I SAM-dependent methyltransferase, whose translation MHRRVESHQQAPQTTGQTVRRWAHLYDAVVGLVALGKERDIREMTAQIAGLKPSDKVLDVGCGTGSLAIAVKTRVGATGEVYGIDASPEMVEVARRKVSQIGVDVAFQVGLIENIPFPDCTFDVVLSSMMLHHLPGDDLKRQGFAEMYRVLKPGGSLSIVDIEPPASPLLRILHPILLVHFWVRIKLQDYQAVMEATGFTEIEVGKTGYGGLAFIRGRASKS comes from the coding sequence ATGCATAGAAGAGTAGAGTCCCATCAACAAGCACCTCAAACCACGGGTCAAACGGTTAGACGTTGGGCGCATTTGTATGATGCAGTTGTCGGCTTAGTGGCACTAGGGAAAGAGCGGGATATTCGAGAAATGACGGCTCAAATCGCAGGGCTAAAACCGAGCGACAAAGTGCTGGATGTAGGTTGCGGTACTGGCAGTCTGGCGATCGCAGTTAAGACGCGAGTTGGAGCGACGGGTGAGGTGTATGGGATTGACGCTTCTCCAGAAATGGTAGAGGTGGCGAGACGTAAAGTCTCTCAAATCGGTGTAGATGTCGCTTTTCAGGTGGGACTAATTGAGAATATTCCTTTTCCCGATTGTACGTTCGATGTTGTACTCAGTAGCATGATGCTGCACCACTTGCCAGGAGACGACCTGAAACGCCAAGGATTTGCCGAAATGTACCGCGTTCTCAAACCAGGTGGCAGCTTGTCGATCGTCGATATTGAACCACCTGCCAGCCCTTTGCTACGAATTCTACACCCGATACTACTCGTCCACTTTTGGGTGAGAATCAAATTGCAAGATTACCAGGCTGTCATGGAAGCGACTGGTTTTACGGAAATTGAAGTGGGAAAGACTGGTTATGGTGGACTTGCTTTCATCCGAGGCAGAGCAAGTAAGTCTTAA
- a CDS encoding LuxR C-terminal-related transcriptional regulator, translating to MTISLLLTKFHVPSVRSDLVQRDRLLERLDRGMEGKLILISAPAGSGKTTILSEWLRQTKISSSWLSLDAGDNDPIRFWTYFVAALQQSHPDIGEATLSMLRSAACSSASLSLESPSFESFLIPLINEITSFSDDRILVLDDYHEIAARPIHEAIAFLLEHLPPQLHLAIASRVDPPLPLARWRVRNQLTQLGAADLCFTLAETTAFIARSMQLPLSQEQVAAIQARTEGWIAGLQLAALSMRDVKDISAFIASLTGDRHYILDYLVEEVLERQPKPLQTFLLRSSILEQMCDDLCQAVVGSTRTETLAQLEHRNLFVVPLDDNRQWYRYHHLFRQLLLDRLQRIEPEQVSQYHRRAREWYDRHGFVTEAISHAIAAGDFSQAAEAIEREAGLSNPRIEPSRLLAFLKAMPDDLVWMRPWLLLSYAWALYSTAQFPAAVQAVQSLESLLQQQEPSANTEKLWGLVTAIKGIQARQQGATAESVTLMERALQQLPQDDSWLRAVILLNLGVTYFVADNYAAAKSLLSEVTQIGKNKGIADPAIAGLYLQAQFLALRGRLDEATTLCQQGVELARERSWLSTYAGVLVQVAMGELLREQNQLEAAAQHLTESIDRGIQTRQPGLMMGYITLARVRQAQGDTQAARDAIKAAQKCQVWLWSTILSVPACQARLDLTQGNLDAAIAWAEDSTLSVDDELRYSFTDKSPVGSELDYLTLARVIIARGRLADATKPYLNDALRLLERLYDFTAAGGRTARVMEVLMLQALVWQVREDRKRSLHLLQQALDLPHAGDYIRLFVDEGQPMAELLRDAAAAGMYLQSVNRLLAAFSHAEGTVARVQPLIEPLSDRELEVLQHLAQGLSNRAIADKLFVTLAAIKWHARNIYGKLDVSNRTQAVAKARELGLLV from the coding sequence ATGACTATTTCCCTGTTATTGACTAAATTTCACGTTCCTTCCGTTCGCTCTGACCTGGTGCAGCGCGATCGCCTGCTCGAACGGCTGGATCGGGGTATGGAAGGGAAGTTAATCCTGATCTCGGCTCCAGCTGGCTCTGGTAAAACTACCATACTGAGCGAGTGGCTGCGTCAAACTAAAATATCTAGCAGTTGGTTATCGCTAGATGCAGGGGATAACGATCCGATCCGCTTCTGGACTTATTTTGTTGCAGCTTTGCAGCAATCCCATCCCGATATTGGAGAAGCAACGCTCTCCATGCTGCGATCTGCTGCTTGCAGCAGCGCTTCGCTATCGCTTGAATCCCCATCGTTCGAGTCTTTCCTCATCCCGCTAATTAACGAAATTACCAGTTTTTCGGACGATCGGATTTTAGTTTTGGACGATTATCACGAGATTGCAGCTCGTCCCATCCATGAGGCGATCGCCTTTTTGCTCGAACACCTGCCACCGCAACTACACTTGGCGATCGCGAGTCGCGTCGATCCACCCCTGCCACTAGCGCGATGGCGCGTCCGTAACCAGTTGACGCAACTGGGAGCAGCAGATTTATGCTTCACCCTAGCAGAAACAACTGCATTCATCGCTCGGTCAATGCAACTGCCTTTATCTCAGGAGCAAGTAGCGGCGATTCAGGCAAGGACGGAGGGATGGATTGCCGGATTGCAACTGGCGGCGCTATCAATGCGCGATGTCAAGGATATTTCGGCATTTATTGCCTCATTGACAGGCGATCGGCATTACATTTTGGACTATTTAGTTGAAGAGGTGCTGGAGCGTCAGCCCAAACCCCTCCAGACTTTTCTCCTGCGTAGTTCAATTCTGGAGCAGATGTGCGACGATCTTTGTCAAGCAGTGGTGGGAAGCACTCGGACGGAGACTTTAGCACAGCTAGAACACCGCAATCTATTTGTTGTGCCGCTAGACGACAATCGGCAGTGGTATCGGTATCACCATCTGTTTCGCCAACTGCTTTTGGATCGCTTGCAACGGATAGAACCGGAGCAGGTGAGCCAGTATCATCGTCGGGCGCGAGAGTGGTACGATCGACATGGATTTGTCACCGAAGCAATTAGCCACGCGATTGCCGCAGGCGATTTCTCTCAGGCAGCAGAGGCGATCGAGCGGGAAGCTGGGCTAAGCAATCCACGGATCGAACCTAGCAGGTTGTTAGCATTTCTAAAAGCAATGCCCGACGATCTGGTATGGATGCGCCCGTGGTTGTTGCTATCTTACGCCTGGGCGCTCTATTCTACAGCTCAATTTCCCGCCGCAGTGCAGGCGGTTCAATCGCTGGAATCCCTGCTGCAACAACAAGAACCCTCGGCAAATACTGAGAAGTTATGGGGGCTGGTGACTGCGATTAAAGGCATACAAGCGCGTCAACAGGGAGCAACGGCTGAATCAGTGACGCTAATGGAACGAGCTTTGCAGCAGTTGCCTCAAGACGATTCTTGGCTGCGGGCAGTTATTTTACTCAATCTAGGTGTGACTTACTTCGTTGCAGATAACTATGCAGCGGCTAAAAGCTTACTCTCAGAAGTGACTCAAATTGGTAAAAACAAAGGCATAGCAGATCCGGCGATTGCAGGATTGTATTTGCAGGCGCAGTTTCTCGCCTTACGCGGTCGGCTCGATGAGGCAACTACCCTGTGCCAGCAAGGAGTCGAGCTAGCTAGGGAACGCAGTTGGTTGTCTACCTATGCAGGTGTATTGGTACAGGTAGCAATGGGGGAATTGCTGCGAGAACAGAATCAATTAGAAGCAGCCGCACAACACCTGACCGAAAGCATCGATCGCGGTATTCAAACCCGACAGCCAGGTTTGATGATGGGTTACATTACCTTGGCTCGCGTGCGTCAGGCGCAAGGGGATACCCAAGCAGCAAGGGATGCAATTAAGGCAGCCCAAAAGTGTCAAGTTTGGCTGTGGTCAACGATTCTTTCGGTTCCGGCTTGTCAAGCAAGATTAGATTTAACGCAGGGGAATTTGGATGCCGCGATCGCTTGGGCAGAGGATAGCACTCTGAGCGTGGATGACGAATTGCGATACAGTTTTACTGACAAGTCTCCAGTAGGCTCGGAGTTAGATTACCTAACTCTAGCAAGAGTCATAATTGCTCGCGGCAGATTGGCAGATGCAACTAAGCCATACTTGAACGATGCCCTGCGACTGTTGGAGCGACTTTATGATTTTACCGCCGCAGGTGGACGTACAGCACGAGTGATGGAAGTGTTGATGCTGCAAGCTTTAGTTTGGCAGGTGCGGGAAGATAGAAAGCGATCGCTACATCTACTGCAACAAGCTCTCGATCTTCCCCATGCAGGAGACTATATTCGCCTATTCGTGGATGAAGGTCAGCCGATGGCGGAGTTATTGCGCGATGCTGCTGCGGCAGGGATGTATCTTCAATCGGTCAATCGTTTGTTAGCAGCCTTTAGTCATGCTGAGGGGACAGTTGCTAGAGTCCAGCCACTCATCGAGCCTTTGAGCGATCGCGAACTAGAAGTTTTACAACACCTGGCTCAAGGTCTTTCCAATCGGGCGATCGCAGATAAACTTTTCGTCACCCTTGCCGCGATTAAATGGCACGCCCGCAATATCTACGGCAAACTGGATGTGAGCAACCGCACTCAGGCAGTAGCGAAGGCAAGAGAATTAGGACTTTTGGTATAA
- a CDS encoding class I SAM-dependent methyltransferase — protein sequence MTKTTVREQYDQMAAKYDRRWSSYITNTLSFLQDWTQISPQDKVLDIACGTGEFERLVLTQQPMQEIIGVDISEKMLAIAREKLHAAYPNVSFHSASATALPFPDNSFDVVVSASSFHYFEDPVAALVEMKRVLKPNGRVIILDWCKDYLLCRLCDLVLKFFDPAYQQCYTETEFHHLLELAGFDIHRATKFRFNIVWGMMIATATPRHN from the coding sequence ATGACTAAAACCACAGTTCGAGAACAATACGACCAAATGGCAGCGAAGTACGATCGACGCTGGAGCAGTTATATTACCAATACGCTGTCATTTCTCCAAGACTGGACGCAGATTTCTCCCCAAGACAAAGTGCTGGATATTGCCTGTGGCACGGGGGAATTTGAACGACTGGTACTGACCCAGCAGCCGATGCAAGAGATAATTGGAGTAGACATTTCCGAAAAGATGCTGGCGATCGCCCGCGAAAAACTGCACGCCGCCTACCCCAACGTTTCGTTTCATTCTGCGTCTGCGACGGCATTACCCTTTCCCGACAATAGCTTTGACGTAGTTGTATCTGCCAGTTCTTTTCACTATTTTGAAGATCCTGTAGCAGCATTGGTGGAGATGAAGCGAGTTTTGAAGCCTAACGGTAGGGTAATCATTCTAGATTGGTGTAAAGATTATCTGCTATGTCGGCTCTGCGATTTGGTGTTGAAGTTTTTTGACCCAGCTTACCAGCAGTGTTACACCGAAACAGAGTTTCATCACTTGCTGGAGCTAGCAGGCTTTGACATCCACCGCGCGACAAAATTCCGCTTTAATATCGTCTGGGGAATGATGATAGCGACAGCCACGCCCCGCCATAATTAG
- a CDS encoding FMN-dependent NADH-azoreductase, which yields MKLLEVQSSVRLERSVSRSLSHEFVQAWQMNHSHAQHKMRDVGTNPPAHPTELWTQANYTPPEARTLEMVGVLSHSEQLIAELLWADCLLLGVPMYNLSVPSNFKAYLDNVVRVDRTFAFDCETFTLQGLATGKKALVITPSAGDYAPGTPMAKFDFCEPYLRAILEFIGIADVTVITVPNQFMPDEIRHQQIETARTKLMALAATW from the coding sequence ATGAAGTTACTCGAAGTCCAATCTAGCGTTCGCCTGGAGCGATCGGTTTCTCGCAGTCTTAGCCACGAGTTTGTCCAAGCTTGGCAGATGAATCATTCTCATGCTCAGCACAAGATGCGGGATGTTGGCACGAATCCTCCGGCTCATCCTACAGAATTATGGACACAAGCCAATTACACTCCTCCAGAGGCTCGAACTTTAGAAATGGTTGGGGTTTTATCTCACTCAGAGCAACTGATTGCAGAATTACTTTGGGCAGATTGCTTGTTGCTGGGAGTACCAATGTATAATCTCAGCGTGCCGTCTAATTTCAAGGCTTATTTGGACAATGTTGTTCGCGTCGATCGCACCTTTGCCTTCGATTGCGAGACATTTACGCTTCAAGGACTGGCTACAGGCAAGAAAGCGTTAGTCATTACCCCAAGTGCAGGAGATTACGCCCCAGGTACACCAATGGCGAAGTTTGATTTTTGCGAACCGTACCTGCGAGCAATTTTAGAGTTTATTGGCATCGCTGACGTGACAGTTATTACTGTACCAAACCAATTCATGCCAGATGAAATTCGCCACCAGCAAATTGAAACAGCGCGAACTAAACTTATGGCTTTAGCAGCTACTTGGTAA